One Tachysurus fulvidraco isolate hzauxx_2018 chromosome 2, HZAU_PFXX_2.0, whole genome shotgun sequence DNA segment encodes these proteins:
- the zfr2 gene encoding zinc finger RNA-binding protein isoform X13 yields MAASNYYGYAHGAAAPQYSIQPPPTYSHQTSGGYSVRPTYAVDHQASFCPVTAHNPQPAATQTFQPYQTHATSNYTFGRREVEPQQSSTSQTYQVFGEGGNCSYGQPALVSSYDNKQYYQASDIATHHSPLEAFFQTGVKSDYRPISAVYSQSPPQGPATVLKTLPPANSVSTSYSVYPASTSIQQPPSSIPTFTLSSSYNSTAATSYVGHNYSSYEPHSYSPTPSYYQATQHLGPQCHSQPQGPSHHPQCPSQLPQGFSHQPQLPQQQSQTPTKQLTSLSWSNSRHSSRVTGSARSAYRKPTFHQNKVQKPKGPPKQPQLHYCDICKISCAGLQTYREHLEGQKHKKKEALQKGSSQVINGIHNVQTQLHCELCDVSCTGADAYKAHIRGTKHLKVVKLHTKLGKPIPSSDPVFVSSAPVLMTTISAKPTKASASSAVSQKPPIIKPPKTETLKSHAPAKAIVNEAKAAALDPVRVDEPKSDQQSENEGSLGCAHGNVQPVGYDYVEEIYNDEKLVRFHCKLCECSFNDPNAKDMHLKGRRHRLQYKKKVNPDLLVDIKPSNRARKLLEEKLRKQNQKSMLKRLEGDQHWHMDMRRYEEDIYWRKVEEEHLYWEKQRHRLAPLLFTNHPRMPLLPLLPVRRPDSPDDHHIMAKHASIYPADHELEAVQRIVSHSERALKLVSDMLLEHDGKEAVDLKLDSQGQVLNGVMRVGILAKGLLLHGDRSIQLILLSTKKPTISLLNSIAQLLPKQLRTFSEDQYVVQAQPEEANIIIISSKEPKMQVTICLTSPMMSKEPEPEPGTEGKAGDKLPEKVPEDTADALNRTKCLEYLSVLRHTKWFQARANGLQSCVIIIRVLRDLCQRMPTWGKMPEWAMELLIEKAISSALTPLGPGKALRRVLECISSGILLQDGPGLIDPCEKVQTDALKTMTMQAREDVTASAQHALRLLAFRHINKLLGMDSLTASKTSTYNRKRRSDKVDKAEGEGKKEKKDFQDA; encoded by the exons ATGGCTGCTAGTAATTATTATGGATATGCACATGGAGCCGCTGCACCACAGTACAG CATCCAGCCACCCCCTACATACTCGCATCAAACCTCTGGCGGCTACAGTGTCCGGCCTACATATGCAGTAGATCACCAAGCCTCCTTCTGTCCAGTCACAGCACACAATCCCCAGCCAGCAGCAACTCAAACCTTTCAGCCATACCAGACACATGCAACTTCGAATTACACTTTTGGTCGGCGAGAGGTGGAACCTCAACAAAGCAGCACCTCCCAGACTTATCAGGTCTTCGGTGAAGGG GGTAACTGCAGCTATGGCCAGCCAGCGTTGGTCAGTAGCTATGATAACAAACAGTACTATCAGGCGAGTGACATCGCCACCCACCACAGTCCATTGGAGGCCTTCTTTCAGACAG GTGTGAAAAGTGATTACAGGCCTATAAGTGCAGTGTACAGTCAGTCTCCACCTCAAGGACCGGCCACAGTGCTCAAAACCCTGCCTCCTGCTAACTCGGTGTCCACCAGCTACAGTGTTTATCCTGCATCCACCAGCATACAGCAGCCCCCCAGCTCCATCCCCACCTTTACCCTGAGCTCCTCCTATAATTCAACAGCTGCCACTTCATACGTTG gtCACAACTACTCCAGTTATGAGCCCCACAGCTACAGCCCCACTCCATCATATTATCAAGCAACCCAGCATCTTGGCCCTCAGTGCCATAGCCAGCCCCAGGGTCCTTCCCATCATCCACAATGTCCCTCCCAACTGCCTCAGGGTTTTTCCCATCAACCCCAGCTTCCCCAACAGCAATCACAGACCCCTACAAAGCAGCTCACCAGTTTATCCTGGAGTAACTCAAGGCACAGTTCAAGGGTCACTGGTTCTGCTCGCAGTGCATACAGAAAACCCACATTTCATCAGAATAAAGTCCAAAAGCCAAAAGGACCTCCCAAACAACCTCAGCTTCACTACTGCGATATCTGCAAGATAAGCTGTGCTGGTTTACAG ACCTACCGAGAGCACCTGGAGGGTCAGAAGCACAAAAAGAAGGAGGCATTGCAGAAAGGTAGCAGTCAGGTCATTAATGGGATACATAATGTTCAAACTCAGCTGCACTGTGAACTCTGTGATGTTTCCTGTACTGGTGCAGATGCCTACAAAGCACACATCCGTGGGACTAAGCACTTAAAG GTGGTGAAGCTGCACACAAAACTTGGCAAACCTATACCATCCAGTGATCCTGTTTTTGTGAGCTCTGCCCCTGTTCTGATGACGACAATCTCTGCAAAACCAACCAAAGCTTCTGCTTCCTCTGCAGTGTCACAGAAACCCCCCATCATAAAACCTCCCAAAACAGAGACTCTGAAGTCACATGCTCCTGCCAAAGCCATAGTTAATG AAGCCAAAGCTGCTGCTCTAGACCCAGTGAGGGTCGACGAGCCAAAATCTGACCAACAGAGTGAAAATGAGGGAAGTTTAGGTTGTGCTCACGGAAATGTCCAACCTGTTGGCTATGATTATGTAGAGGAG atttACAATGATGAAAAGCTGGTTCGCTTCCACTGTAAGCTGTGTGAGTGCAGCTTCAACGATCCCAatgccaaagacatgcacttaAAGGGCAGAAGACACCGGCTTCAGTATAAG AAAAAGGTGAATCCAGACCTGCTGGTGGACATCAAGCCGAGTAATCGTGCAAGGAAGCTTCTGGAAGAAAAACTGAGGAAGCAGAATCAGAAATCCATGCTCAAGAGACTTGAGGGTGACCAGCACTGGCACATGGACATGag AAGATATGAGGAGGACATTTACTGGAGGAAAGTCGAGGAGGAACACCTATACTGGGAGAAACAGAGGCACAGACTAGCGCCCCTGCTGTTCACAAACCACCCCAGGATGCCTCTGCTCCCTCTACTG CCTGTTCGTCGGCCAGATTCCCCAGATGACCACCACATCATGGCCAAGCATGCCAGCATCTACCCAGCAGATCATGAGCTGGAAGCTGTGCAGCGCATTGTGTCTCATTCAGAGAGAGCTCTTAAACTGGTGTCTGACATGCTGTTAGAGCACGATGGCAAAGAAGCAGTGGATTTAAA GTTGGATTCTCAGGGCCAAGTGCTGAATGGAGTGATGAGAGTGGGGATTCTGGCCAAAGGCCTGCTGCTGCATGGAGACAGGAGCATTCAGCTCATCCTTCTTTCTACTAAGAAACCCACCATTTCCCTTTTGAACAGCATCGCTCAACTGCTTCCCAAACAATTGAGG ACCTTTTCTGAAGATCAGTACGTGGTGCAGGCTCAGCCTGAGGAAGCCAACATCATCATTATTTCCAGCAAGGAACCAAAAATGCAGGTGACCATCTGTCTCACTTCGCCAATGATGAGTAAGGAGCCTGAGCCTGAGCCTGGTACAGAGGGAAAGGCAGGTGACAAGCTGCCTGAGAAAG TGCCTGAAGACACTGCGGATGCTCTAAACAGGACAAAGTGCCTTGAGTACTTGTCTGTCCTTCGTCATACAAAATGGTTTCAA GCTCGGGCAAATGGTCTTCAGTCCTGTGTGATCATCATCCGTGTACTTAGAGACCTCTGTCAGCGCATGCCAACCTGGGGCAAGATGCCAGAATGG GCTATGGAGTTGCTGATTGAGAAAGCCATCAGCAGTGCATTGACTCCTCTGGGTCCAGGAAAAGCCTTGCGCAGAGTTCTGGAGTGTATTTCTAGTGGAATCTTACTGCAAG ATGGTCCAGGCTTGATAGACCCATGCGAAAAAGTTCAAACAGATGCACTCAAGACCATGACCATGCAAGCCAGAGAGGATGTAACAGCAAGTGCCCAG CATGCCTTGCGGCTACTGGCATTTCGTCATATCAACAAGCTCTTAGGGATGGACTCACTAACAGCATCAAAAACCAGCACTTACAACCGCAAGAGACGGAGTGACAAAGTAGACAAGGCAGAAGGGGAGggcaagaaggaaaaaaaagatttccaaGATGCTTGA